In Phaeobacter gallaeciensis DSM 26640, a genomic segment contains:
- the cobU gene encoding bifunctional adenosylcobinamide kinase/adenosylcobinamide-phosphate guanylyltransferase, translating to MPSKVTFILGGAASGKSAYAEEICLNSGKDRVYLATSQVFDDEMRAKIDRHLHQRGTGWTTHEAPLDLAPVLDSLTADQICLVDCATMWLSNQMLAEADLQAAQSDLLEALTRCTAEVVVVSNEVGHGIVPDNALARAFREAQGRLNIALAGMADRAVLVTAGLPQVLKGTP from the coding sequence GTGCCGTCTAAAGTCACATTCATTCTGGGCGGCGCAGCGTCGGGCAAGTCAGCCTACGCGGAGGAAATCTGCCTAAATTCTGGGAAAGACAGGGTTTATCTAGCCACTTCACAAGTGTTTGACGATGAGATGCGGGCGAAGATTGACCGCCACCTCCATCAGCGGGGCACCGGCTGGACCACCCATGAGGCGCCACTGGACCTCGCGCCGGTGCTCGACTCGCTGACGGCGGATCAGATCTGTCTGGTAGATTGTGCGACCATGTGGCTGAGCAATCAGATGCTGGCGGAGGCGGATCTGCAGGCGGCACAGAGCGACCTGCTGGAGGCTTTGACGCGCTGCACGGCCGAGGTGGTGGTTGTCTCAAACGAGGTGGGCCACGGCATTGTGCCGGACAATGCGCTGGCGCGCGCCTTCCGCGAGGCGCAGGGGCGGCTCAATATCGCATTGGCCGGGATGGCCGACCGGGCCGTGCTGGTCACCGCCGGGCTGCCGCAGGTGCTGAAGGGAACGCCATGA
- a CDS encoding RNA polymerase factor sigma-32 — translation MALDTMIENPLPKRAMKAELLDAETELQLAYAWRDERDVQALHRLINAYMRLAISMASKFRRYGAPMNDLIQEAGLGLMKAADKFDPDRGVRFSTYAVWWIKASIQDYVMRNWSMVRTGSTSSQKSLFFNMRRVQAQLERQAQSEGTRLDQHQLHQQIATEIGVPLRDVQMMDGRLAGADFSLNAVQSAEEEGREWIEALEDDSAQAAELVEESHDTQQLRAWLVEAMQALNERERFIITERKLRDKPRTLESLGTELGLSKERVRQLEAGAFQKMRKSLETCSREVQNFLL, via the coding sequence ATGGCTCTTGATACCATGATCGAAAACCCGTTGCCCAAGCGGGCAATGAAGGCGGAATTGCTGGACGCGGAAACAGAGCTGCAACTGGCCTATGCCTGGCGGGATGAACGCGATGTGCAGGCGCTGCACCGCTTGATCAACGCCTATATGCGACTGGCGATCTCGATGGCGTCCAAATTCCGCCGCTACGGCGCGCCGATGAACGACCTCATTCAGGAGGCCGGTCTGGGCCTGATGAAGGCCGCCGATAAATTCGACCCAGACCGCGGCGTACGCTTCTCCACCTATGCAGTCTGGTGGATCAAGGCCTCCATTCAGGACTATGTGATGCGCAACTGGTCGATGGTGCGTACCGGGTCGACCTCTTCGCAGAAATCACTGTTCTTCAATATGCGTCGCGTGCAGGCCCAGCTGGAGCGTCAGGCCCAGTCGGAGGGCACACGTCTGGATCAGCATCAGCTGCACCAGCAGATTGCCACCGAAATCGGGGTGCCGCTGCGAGACGTTCAGATGATGGACGGGCGGCTGGCGGGGGCGGATTTCTCGCTGAATGCGGTCCAGTCAGCCGAGGAAGAGGGCCGCGAGTGGATTGAGGCGCTGGAAGACGACAGCGCTCAGGCCGCCGAGCTGGTTGAGGAAAGCCATGACACCCAACAGCTACGGGCCTGGCTGGTGGAAGCGATGCAGGCGCTGAACGAGCGCGAACGCTTCATCATTACGGAACGCAAACTGCGGGATAAACCTCGCACATTGGAGAGCCTCGGAACCGAGCTGGGCCTGTCCAAGGAGCGTGTTCGCCAGCTGGAGGCAGGCGCCTTCCAGAAGATGCGCAAATCGCTTGAAACCTGCTCACGGGAAGTCCAAAACTTCCTTCTATGA
- a CDS encoding ChaN family lipoprotein, translated as MKNHSNFINKGATQIGRAFSICAAALRPMTLGGLVSAAAIIGTARADQPINQTAPTAQTATAVTSVSGVVPRLMDAVVPRLMDADVVFLGEVHDNPAHHTAQAEIIAALEPAAVVWEMITPAQAAGLTPDLLQDGPALAEALDWAQSGWPEFALYQPVFAAGHGAAQVGALVPRAETRRAMEQGVARFFGAEAAAYGLTEPLPEAEQAAREADQLANHCNALPAEMLPVLVDLQRLRDAALARGVVTALDQLTDGIADQPRAQVVVITGNGHARQDRGAPVALRLARPDLKIVALGQSEGGQIDGVFDVLLDARPVSRPDPCLAFQ; from the coding sequence ATGAAAAACCATAGTAATTTTATCAACAAAGGCGCGACCCAGATCGGACGCGCCTTTTCCATCTGCGCGGCGGCGCTACGCCCCATGACGCTCGGGGGCCTTGTCTCTGCCGCTGCAATCATCGGTACTGCCCGCGCAGATCAACCGATCAACCAGACTGCCCCGACCGCCCAGACAGCAACAGCAGTGACCTCCGTTTCTGGCGTGGTGCCACGGCTCATGGATGCAGTGGTGCCACGGCTCATGGATGCAGATGTGGTGTTTTTGGGAGAGGTTCATGACAATCCCGCCCACCATACGGCGCAGGCGGAGATTATTGCCGCGCTAGAGCCCGCCGCCGTGGTTTGGGAAATGATCACCCCGGCGCAGGCTGCTGGTCTGACCCCGGATCTGTTGCAGGATGGCCCTGCATTGGCGGAGGCGCTGGACTGGGCGCAGTCCGGCTGGCCGGAATTTGCACTCTACCAGCCGGTTTTTGCGGCGGGCCACGGGGCCGCGCAGGTTGGAGCCTTGGTGCCTCGCGCTGAGACCCGCCGCGCGATGGAGCAGGGGGTGGCGCGCTTTTTCGGTGCGGAGGCAGCCGCATATGGTCTGACCGAACCGCTGCCAGAGGCCGAACAGGCCGCGCGCGAGGCCGACCAGCTGGCAAATCACTGCAACGCACTGCCTGCCGAGATGTTGCCGGTTCTGGTCGACCTGCAACGGCTGCGGGATGCCGCGCTGGCGCGTGGTGTTGTAACGGCGTTGGACCAGTTGACAGATGGGATCGCCGACCAACCGCGCGCGCAGGTGGTTGTCATCACCGGCAATGGTCACGCCCGGCAGGATCGTGGCGCGCCGGTGGCCTTGCGATTGGCCCGGCCGGATCTCAAAATTGTCGCCCTGGGCCAGTCGGAGGGCGGGCAGATCGACGGGGTGTTTGACGTGCTGCTGGATGCGCGGCCGGTTTCGCGGCCCGACCCCTGCCTTGCTTTCCAGTAA
- the coaBC gene encoding bifunctional phosphopantothenoylcysteine decarboxylase/phosphopantothenate--cysteine ligase CoaBC: protein MLANKRILLIIGGGIAAYKSLELIRRLQDQGAEVVPVLTKAGEEFVTPLSVSALAGQAVHRDLFDLTAEAEMGHIQLSRSADLLVVTPATADLMAKMANGHANDLASTLLLATDTPVLLAPAMNVRMWRHPATQRNLATLLADGITCVGPDEGGMACGEFGPGRLAEPDAIVAAIIAKLSDGLLKGRRIVLTSGPTHEPIDPVRYIANRSSGVQGTALARALRDLGAEVIFITGPASVPPPEGVEVVAVETAQEMADAVSAALPAEAGVFAAAVADWRVTSASDRKLKKSKDGLPVMEFAENPDILKTVSHLKEGRPGLVVGFAAETNDVVENATAKRLRKGCDWIVANDVSPATGIMGGSENAVVLISDAGAESWPRMDKGAVARQLADRIAEALTGKG from the coding sequence ATGCTGGCGAACAAACGTATTCTCCTGATTATCGGCGGCGGAATTGCCGCCTATAAGTCGCTGGAGCTGATCCGCCGTCTTCAGGATCAAGGGGCCGAGGTTGTACCGGTTCTGACCAAGGCGGGAGAAGAATTTGTCACGCCGCTGTCCGTCTCGGCGCTGGCCGGTCAGGCGGTGCATCGCGATCTCTTTGACCTCACGGCTGAGGCTGAGATGGGTCATATCCAGCTGTCACGCAGCGCGGATCTTTTGGTGGTGACCCCGGCAACCGCAGATCTGATGGCGAAAATGGCCAATGGTCACGCCAATGATCTTGCTTCTACCCTGCTGCTGGCCACGGATACGCCGGTGCTGCTGGCGCCAGCGATGAACGTGCGCATGTGGCGGCACCCAGCGACCCAGCGCAATCTGGCCACACTGCTGGCGGACGGCATCACATGCGTCGGGCCCGATGAGGGCGGCATGGCCTGCGGTGAATTTGGCCCTGGGCGTCTGGCCGAACCGGATGCCATCGTGGCTGCGATCATCGCCAAACTCTCCGATGGGCTGCTCAAGGGACGTCGCATTGTTCTGACCTCTGGTCCGACCCATGAGCCGATCGATCCGGTGCGCTATATCGCCAACCGTTCATCCGGGGTGCAGGGGACTGCGCTGGCCCGTGCTCTGCGCGATCTGGGCGCTGAGGTGATCTTCATCACGGGCCCGGCCAGCGTCCCGCCGCCCGAGGGGGTGGAGGTGGTGGCCGTTGAAACCGCACAAGAGATGGCAGATGCGGTGTCGGCGGCGCTGCCTGCGGAGGCCGGGGTCTTTGCCGCAGCGGTGGCTGATTGGCGGGTCACCAGCGCCTCGGACCGCAAGCTGAAGAAATCGAAGGACGGGCTGCCGGTGATGGAATTTGCCGAGAACCCGGACATCCTCAAAACCGTGTCGCATCTGAAAGAAGGACGACCGGGGCTGGTTGTGGGCTTTGCCGCAGAAACCAATGATGTGGTGGAAAACGCCACCGCCAAACGTCTGCGCAAGGGCTGCGACTGGATTGTGGCCAATGACGTCTCCCCGGCGACAGGTATCATGGGGGGCAGCGAAAACGCGGTTGTGCTGATTTCGGACGCAGGCGCCGAGAGCTGGCCGCGCATGGATAAGGGCGCAGTCGCGCGCCAATTGGCGGATCGCATTGCAGAGGCGCTGACGGGCAAGGGTTGA
- the dut gene encoding dUTP diphosphatase, producing MVEIRITYDEGADRDVPLPAYQTAGAAGADLRANLPDRAQLTLAPGARALVPTGLRLAIPQGYEVQIRPRSGLALKHGITVPNAPGTIDSDYRGPLGVIVMNAGDAPFEIAHGDRIAQMVVAPVVQAGFTLVDTLDETSRGAGGFGSTGQR from the coding sequence ATGGTCGAGATCCGCATCACATATGACGAGGGCGCAGACAGGGATGTGCCGCTGCCCGCCTACCAGACGGCTGGTGCTGCCGGGGCCGATCTGCGCGCCAACCTGCCGGATCGCGCGCAGCTGACCCTTGCCCCCGGTGCCCGCGCACTGGTACCAACAGGGCTGCGGCTGGCGATTCCGCAGGGCTATGAGGTGCAGATCCGCCCTCGCTCCGGCCTTGCACTGAAACACGGGATTACCGTGCCCAATGCCCCCGGCACCATCGATAGCGATTATCGCGGCCCGCTTGGGGTGATTGTGATGAACGCAGGTGACGCCCCGTTTGAGATCGCCCATGGCGACCGAATTGCGCAGATGGTGGTGGCCCCCGTGGTGCAGGCGGGGTTCACGTTGGTCGATACCCTTGACGAGACATCACGTGGGGCGGGCGGTTTTGGCTCGACGGGACAGCGCTGA
- a CDS encoding HesA/MoeB/ThiF family protein yields MLSILVLAALIWWGGRFLGLGHNLRLGLLVVLYVAILAVHLTLPETAPLRVGTGGSAAPWLVLAGMVALVLAYRHVLRRLRSRAQPEEDTEGGAKPRLDKFSETELDRYARHIVLRELGGPGQKKLRKARVLVIGAGGLGAPALQYLAAAGVGTIGVIDDDLVENANLQRQVIHRDQDIGIPKVFSAQAAMEAQNPYVTVRPYHRRLDAEIAADLFGDYDLILDGTDNFETRYLANRTAVALGKPLISGALSQWEGQISLFHPTAGGPCYQCIFPEAPAAGLAPSCSEAGVVGPLPGVVGAMMALEAIKAITGAGQTLRGEMLIYDGLYSESRKITLSQRSDCPICAGGAEAGEDSSKGVGAPRSSAEAT; encoded by the coding sequence ATGCTGTCGATCCTTGTCCTTGCCGCTCTGATCTGGTGGGGCGGGCGGTTTCTGGGGCTGGGGCACAACCTGCGGCTTGGTCTGCTCGTGGTGTTGTATGTCGCTATTCTGGCGGTGCATCTGACCCTGCCTGAAACGGCACCGCTGCGCGTGGGCACCGGTGGATCTGCGGCGCCCTGGCTGGTGCTGGCCGGTATGGTGGCTCTGGTGCTGGCCTATCGTCATGTGCTGCGCCGCCTGCGTAGCCGTGCACAGCCGGAAGAGGATACAGAAGGCGGCGCCAAACCCCGCCTGGACAAATTCTCGGAGACGGAGCTGGACCGCTACGCCCGTCATATCGTCCTGCGCGAGCTGGGCGGGCCGGGGCAAAAGAAACTCCGCAAGGCGCGCGTTCTGGTGATCGGGGCCGGGGGCTTGGGCGCGCCAGCGTTGCAATATCTTGCCGCCGCCGGGGTGGGCACTATCGGGGTGATCGACGATGATCTGGTGGAAAACGCCAACCTGCAGCGGCAGGTGATCCACCGCGATCAGGACATCGGCATTCCCAAGGTGTTTTCGGCGCAGGCCGCGATGGAGGCGCAGAACCCATATGTCACCGTGCGCCCCTATCATCGCCGCTTGGATGCGGAGATCGCAGCCGATCTTTTTGGCGATTATGATCTTATCCTGGATGGCACCGACAATTTCGAGACCCGCTACCTGGCCAATCGGACCGCCGTGGCACTGGGCAAGCCGCTGATTTCAGGCGCGCTGTCGCAGTGGGAGGGGCAGATTTCGCTGTTTCACCCCACTGCGGGCGGCCCCTGCTATCAGTGTATCTTTCCCGAAGCGCCGGCAGCAGGCTTGGCGCCCAGCTGCTCCGAGGCGGGGGTCGTGGGCCCATTGCCCGGCGTGGTTGGCGCGATGATGGCACTTGAGGCGATCAAAGCTATCACCGGCGCAGGACAAACCCTGCGCGGTGAGATGCTGATTTACGACGGGCTTTATTCCGAGAGCCGCAAGATCACCCTTAGCCAACGCAGCGACTGCCCAATTTGCGCGGGCGGAGCGGAAGCCGGAGAGGACAGCAGCAAAGGGGTGGGCGCGCCGCGCTCTAGTGCGGAGGCAACCTGA
- a CDS encoding transporter substrate-binding domain-containing protein: MTFTWTGTALKTAAATAGMALLASGAIAADLPDLEGREVVVSVENAYPPLQFVEPSSGKAIGWEYDAMAEIAERINITVVYETTSWDAMIPAVSDGQYDMGMTGITIRDDRKEKVDFSDKYLTSQMRMIVAGDESRFDDAAGFAADADLLAGAQPGTTPFYVTVYDILDGDEANPRIKLFETFGAAIQALRTGDVDLALSDSTAANGYVQASDGALKIVGEPLGTEDFGFIFPKGSDLVAPINAAIAAMEADGTLDALNTKWFLEYKLGG; the protein is encoded by the coding sequence ATGACATTCACATGGACTGGGACGGCGCTGAAAACAGCGGCCGCAACCGCAGGGATGGCCTTGCTGGCAAGCGGAGCTATCGCGGCGGATCTGCCGGATCTTGAAGGGCGCGAAGTGGTCGTGTCGGTGGAAAACGCCTATCCGCCGCTGCAATTTGTTGAACCCTCCAGCGGTAAGGCAATTGGCTGGGAATATGACGCCATGGCGGAGATTGCGGAGCGGATCAACATCACCGTGGTTTATGAAACCACCAGCTGGGATGCGATGATCCCGGCGGTCAGCGATGGCCAGTATGACATGGGCATGACCGGCATCACTATCCGCGATGACCGCAAGGAAAAGGTTGATTTTTCAGACAAATACCTGACCTCGCAGATGCGCATGATCGTGGCCGGGGATGAGAGCCGGTTTGACGATGCTGCAGGTTTTGCCGCTGATGCGGACCTGCTGGCAGGCGCGCAGCCGGGTACCACGCCGTTTTATGTGACAGTTTACGATATCCTTGACGGCGATGAGGCGAACCCGCGTATCAAGCTGTTTGAAACCTTCGGCGCGGCGATTCAGGCGCTGCGCACGGGCGATGTGGATCTGGCGCTTTCTGACAGCACCGCCGCCAATGGGTACGTGCAGGCGTCTGATGGTGCGTTGAAAATCGTAGGTGAGCCGCTGGGGACCGAGGATTTCGGCTTCATTTTCCCGAAGGGCAGCGATCTTGTGGCACCGATCAATGCGGCCATCGCCGCGATGGAGGCGGACGGCACGCTGGATGCGCTGAACACCAAGTGGTTCCTTGAGTATAAGCTCGGCGGATAA
- a CDS encoding amino acid ABC transporter permease — MSAQEPKPRRADGKKDDFPWWLAAVLLIGGTLVWRVASDDLYLTILSTLMRGVQLTIFVTLISFFLASLLGLGLALAAGSRWLVIRQSARFYIEVVRGIPIIVLLLYVAFVLAPALVELRNWIGAHLGLDPIRTRNFPLLWRAIIALMIAYSAFISEVFRAGLQSVDEGQIEAAKALGLSRWHRFRFIVFPQAIRTILPPLGNDFVALVKDSSLVSVLGVADVTQLGKLTAVGNFRYFETYNVVALIYLTLTIGLSLLLRRFEKHLRRREERR, encoded by the coding sequence ATGAGCGCACAAGAACCAAAGCCGCGCAGGGCGGACGGCAAGAAAGACGATTTTCCCTGGTGGCTGGCGGCGGTGCTTCTGATTGGCGGGACGCTGGTCTGGCGGGTGGCTTCGGATGATCTTTATCTCACCATCCTCAGCACGTTGATGCGCGGCGTGCAGCTGACCATCTTTGTGACGCTGATCAGTTTTTTTCTCGCATCGCTCCTGGGCCTTGGGCTGGCGCTGGCGGCGGGGTCACGCTGGCTGGTGATCCGCCAGAGCGCGCGGTTCTACATAGAGGTGGTGCGCGGCATTCCGATCATTGTGCTGTTGCTTTATGTTGCCTTCGTTCTGGCGCCGGCGCTGGTGGAGCTGCGCAACTGGATCGGCGCGCATCTGGGGCTGGATCCGATCCGCACCCGCAATTTTCCGCTGTTGTGGCGGGCCATCATCGCGTTGATGATCGCCTATTCCGCCTTCATCTCGGAGGTGTTTCGCGCGGGCCTGCAATCCGTGGATGAAGGCCAGATCGAGGCGGCAAAGGCGCTGGGCCTCAGCCGTTGGCATCGCTTCCGTTTCATCGTGTTTCCACAGGCAATCCGCACCATCCTGCCACCGCTGGGCAATGATTTTGTCGCCTTGGTGAAGGACAGCTCGTTGGTGTCGGTGCTGGGTGTTGCGGATGTCACGCAGCTGGGCAAGCTGACGGCGGTCGGCAATTTCCGCTATTTCGAGACCTACAATGTGGTGGCGTTGATTTACCTGACCCTGACCATCGGCCTGTCGCTGCTGCTCAGACGGTTTGAAAAACACCTGCGCCGCCGTGAGGAGCGCCGCTAG
- a CDS encoding M3 family metallopeptidase: MTNPLLSTWDTPFEIAPFDQIKDSDFAPALEEALAAHKAQIDAIASSDEAPTFANVIEALETPCRELEQVLSVFYSVAGADSNPEREALQRAFSLKLAAHFSAITANKALYARIKSVWDQRDTLDLTEEQARVLMLTHRSFVRGGAALEGVDDTRMQEIKSRLATLGTEFTQNLLADERDWFMALSEDDLTGLPQFVVDAARAAGKDKGLDGPAVTLSRSLITPFLQFSPRRDLRKRAFEAWAARGANGGDSDNREIAAEILALREERAKLLGYENFAAYKLETEMAKTPAAVRDLLMQVWEPAKAQAEADAWVLTKMMQEDGINGELEPWDWRYYAEKRRKAEHDLDEAELKPYFQLDRMIEASFDCATRLFGLEFTPLEVPLYHEDCRAWEVTRNGAHVAVFIGDYFARSSKRSGAWCSAMRSQAKFPEVQTPIVINVCNFAKGDPALLSYDDARTLFHEFGHALHQMLSDVSYESISGTSVARDFVELPSQLYEHWLDVPEVLGKFATHAETGKPMPVEMRDRVLAASTFDMGFQTVEYVASALVDLAFHDGPAPKDPMARQAEVLAEIGMPPAIIMRHATPHFAHVFSGDGYSSGYYSYMWSEVMDADAFAAFEEAGGAFDAERAEALEAHILSTGGSRDPAELYTAFRGRLPGVDALLKGRGLAAK, translated from the coding sequence ATGACCAATCCACTGCTGTCCACCTGGGACACGCCGTTTGAAATCGCCCCCTTCGACCAAATCAAGGACAGCGATTTCGCCCCTGCGCTGGAGGAGGCATTGGCTGCGCATAAGGCGCAGATTGATGCGATTGCCAGTTCGGATGAGGCGCCGACATTTGCCAATGTGATCGAGGCGCTGGAAACCCCCTGCCGCGAGTTGGAACAGGTTCTGTCGGTGTTCTACAGCGTGGCCGGGGCCGACAGTAATCCCGAGCGTGAGGCGCTACAGCGGGCGTTTTCGCTAAAGCTGGCGGCGCATTTCTCGGCCATCACCGCGAATAAGGCGCTGTATGCCCGCATCAAATCTGTCTGGGATCAACGCGATACGCTGGATCTTACGGAGGAACAGGCGCGTGTCTTGATGCTGACACACCGTAGCTTTGTGCGGGGTGGTGCGGCGCTGGAGGGCGTGGATGACACCCGCATGCAGGAGATCAAATCCCGCCTGGCGACGCTTGGGACCGAGTTCACCCAGAACCTGCTGGCGGATGAGCGCGACTGGTTCATGGCGCTGAGCGAAGACGATCTGACCGGTCTGCCGCAATTCGTCGTCGATGCCGCGCGTGCGGCGGGCAAGGATAAGGGGCTGGATGGTCCCGCGGTGACGCTGTCGCGCTCTCTCATCACGCCGTTTCTGCAGTTCTCGCCACGCCGCGACCTGCGAAAACGCGCCTTTGAAGCCTGGGCCGCGCGCGGTGCCAATGGCGGTGACAGCGACAATCGTGAGATCGCTGCTGAAATTTTGGCCCTCCGCGAAGAACGCGCCAAACTGCTGGGCTATGAAAACTTTGCGGCCTACAAGCTGGAAACCGAGATGGCCAAGACCCCGGCTGCAGTGCGTGATCTGTTGATGCAGGTCTGGGAACCGGCCAAGGCGCAGGCGGAGGCAGATGCCTGGGTGCTGACCAAGATGATGCAGGAGGATGGCATCAACGGCGAACTGGAGCCGTGGGACTGGCGCTACTATGCGGAGAAACGGCGCAAGGCGGAGCATGATCTGGATGAGGCGGAGCTGAAGCCCTATTTCCAGCTGGACCGCATGATTGAGGCGTCGTTCGACTGCGCAACCCGCCTGTTCGGGCTGGAGTTCACGCCGCTTGAGGTGCCACTTTATCACGAAGATTGCCGCGCCTGGGAGGTGACCCGCAATGGCGCGCATGTGGCGGTGTTCATTGGCGATTATTTTGCCCGTTCGTCCAAGCGTTCCGGTGCATGGTGTTCGGCGATGCGCAGTCAGGCGAAGTTCCCTGAGGTGCAGACCCCGATCGTGATCAACGTCTGCAACTTTGCCAAGGGCGATCCGGCGCTGCTGTCTTATGATGATGCGCGCACGCTGTTTCATGAGTTTGGCCATGCGTTGCATCAGATGCTGTCGGATGTGAGTTATGAGAGCATCTCCGGCACCTCCGTGGCGCGCGACTTTGTAGAACTGCCTTCGCAGCTTTATGAACACTGGCTGGATGTGCCGGAGGTTCTGGGCAAATTCGCCACCCATGCGGAAACCGGCAAACCGATGCCCGTCGAGATGCGCGACCGGGTTCTGGCGGCCTCGACTTTTGATATGGGGTTCCAGACGGTGGAATATGTGGCGTCTGCGCTGGTGGATCTGGCGTTTCATGACGGGCCTGCGCCGAAAGATCCGATGGCCAGACAGGCAGAGGTGCTGGCAGAGATCGGCATGCCGCCCGCGATCATCATGCGCCATGCGACACCGCATTTTGCGCATGTCTTCTCGGGTGATGGCTATTCCTCCGGCTACTACAGCTACATGTGGTCCGAGGTGATGGACGCAGATGCTTTTGCCGCCTTTGAGGAGGCGGGCGGCGCCTTTGATGCGGAGCGCGCCGAGGCGCTGGAGGCGCATATCCTCTCCACCGGTGGCTCCCGTGATCCGGCCGAGCTGTACACTGCGTTCCGGGGGCGCCTGCCGGGTGTTGATGCGTTGCTGAAGGGGCGCGGACTGGCGGCGAAATAA
- a CDS encoding tryptophan halogenase family protein has product MNNRLRRITIVGGGTAGWMTALILETELSRTSAPKDRPKICLIESPNIATVGVGEATVPRMPKTLRQAGISERAFFRETNASFKLGVKFCNWNTDAKGNRIDYVNPFAHGQLLEGLEPAEYFLRFGNGDRDYTQSISPHDDLGRLCKGARPLGQPEFEQRFGYAYHLDAVKFAGMLTKVCTKHGVEHIQDEVTSVELDEQGNVSHLMLEQRGRHDVEMVIDCTGFRGLIINQALGEPFMDYSDYLPNDRAMALQIDHPNPEKIESLTRSTALGAGWTWRVPLYNRVGTGYVFSSAHRTDDQAADEYLAWLGDSGKGATPRIIPMRIGRVRNAWVKNCVAIGLAGGFIEPLESTAIHMIDHAVRWLTEHMPTRDIAPSLRSRYNRQMDKLYDEVLEFICLHYRLGNRTDDQYWIDARTEMKIPDRLAENLELWQHRLPMPHDIEFATLFDYRVYQTVLLGKQVYDTGYGPGIRDRLRPLKKPIWFQWWKGAKVDLAQILKSMPDHKTLLRDIRGELDQRGFGMAAAMKPTVSMPCPEAVPCMIQNMPSFSEIENGQKDLQLF; this is encoded by the coding sequence ATGAACAATCGCTTAAGGAGGATCACCATCGTTGGGGGTGGTACGGCGGGCTGGATGACGGCGCTGATCCTGGAGACGGAACTCTCCCGCACGTCAGCGCCCAAAGACCGGCCAAAAATCTGCCTGATCGAAAGCCCGAATATCGCCACCGTCGGTGTGGGCGAGGCAACCGTACCGCGGATGCCCAAAACCCTCCGTCAGGCGGGGATCTCGGAGCGCGCTTTCTTTCGCGAGACCAATGCCTCGTTCAAACTGGGTGTGAAATTCTGCAACTGGAACACCGATGCCAAGGGCAATCGCATCGACTACGTGAACCCCTTCGCCCATGGCCAGCTGCTGGAGGGGTTGGAGCCTGCAGAGTATTTCCTGCGCTTTGGTAACGGGGATCGGGACTATACCCAGTCCATCTCCCCCCATGATGATCTGGGCCGCCTGTGCAAGGGCGCACGCCCCTTAGGTCAGCCGGAGTTTGAGCAGCGGTTTGGCTATGCCTACCATCTGGACGCGGTGAAATTTGCAGGCATGCTCACCAAGGTCTGTACCAAGCATGGCGTAGAACATATTCAGGATGAGGTGACATCGGTTGAGCTGGATGAGCAGGGCAATGTCAGCCATCTGATGCTGGAGCAGCGCGGCCGTCACGATGTCGAGATGGTCATCGACTGCACCGGTTTCCGCGGGCTGATTATCAATCAGGCGCTGGGTGAGCCGTTTATGGATTACTCCGACTATCTGCCCAATGACCGCGCGATGGCGCTGCAGATCGACCACCCGAACCCGGAAAAGATCGAAAGCCTGACGCGCTCCACCGCCCTTGGCGCCGGTTGGACCTGGCGGGTGCCGCTTTATAACCGTGTGGGCACCGGCTATGTGTTCTCCTCCGCCCATCGCACCGATGATCAGGCGGCGGATGAATACCTCGCGTGGCTCGGCGACAGTGGCAAGGGGGCGACCCCGCGCATCATTCCAATGCGGATCGGGCGGGTGCGCAATGCCTGGGTTAAGAACTGTGTCGCCATCGGTCTGGCCGGCGGGTTTATCGAACCTCTCGAAAGCACCGCAATCCATATGATCGATCACGCGGTGCGCTGGCTTACCGAACATATGCCCACGCGCGACATCGCCCCGTCCCTGCGCAGCCGATACAACCGGCAGATGGACAAGCTCTATGATGAGGTGCTGGAATTCATCTGCCTACACTACCGGCTGGGCAACCGCACCGATGACCAGTATTGGATCGACGCCCGCACCGAGATGAAAATCCCGGATCGTCTGGCCGAAAATCTGGAACTCTGGCAGCACCGACTGCCGATGCCCCATGATATTGAGTTCGCGACCCTGTTTGACTACCGCGTCTATCAGACCGTGCTTCTGGGCAAGCAGGTCTATGATACGGGCTATGGCCCCGGCATCCGGGATCGGCTGCGGCCGCTGAAGAAACCGATCTGGTTCCAGTGGTGGAAAGGCGCGAAGGTGGATCTGGCGCAAATCCTCAAATCCATGCCCGATCACAAAACCCTGCTGCGCGATATTCGCGGCGAGCTGGATCAGCGCGGCTTTGGCATGGCGGCTGCGATGAAGCCAACGGTGTCTATGCCATGTCCTGAGGCGGTGCCCTGCATGATCCAGAATATGCCCAGCTTCAGCGAAATCGAGAACGGTCAAAAAGACCTGCAGCTGTTCTAG